From the genome of Bacillota bacterium:
AAAATTAAAGTTGTTTTAAAAAAGGTTATTAACATTATCACGAACAAGGCAAAAGAACACGGTATTAAAAACCTTGCCGCCCATAGTGCGGTAAAGCAAGTAAGACAAAAATCATTGGTACCCGATGGCGACGCCCTGTCCCCCGACTACCCATTTATCGATCCGTGATCATTTTTTCTCCTTGCATAATGGTCCTTTGGTATTCCGCTATGTATTTATCAAGCTCCTGGCTGATCCTGAGCTGTTCATCAAAACCTGCTTCTTTAATTGAATGGTTAATTAATTTAAGACGAAGCTCTTCTATTTTGACAAGCAATTCTTCATGCAACATAATTAGTTCCCCGCAAGATTTTATTGTATATAATCCATGGTTCAAGCTCATATTTTACTGTTTCTGTCTGCATATGTCAAATTGCGTTTAAAAAGGCATGGTAATCACGTGCTTCGTGACCGTATATTGAAAGTGTACAACGTCCTACCTATTGTCAGATTCGCTGTTATGCTGCTGTTTCATTTCCTCCAACCTATCCGCAAATAATTTACCATCCTGGTTAACATCGATCCCCAGAGCCTTCTTGATTTCCTTTAGCTCTTCTAAAATTTGAGCGGTTCTACCGGCAGCCAAAATTGAACAGATTAATTTTGTAAGAGTAATTAATACACCTATTAACTCAATAGTTATTGTATAATACCTCCTGCGCAGGAAACAGGGGGGCAGCCCCCTATTTACTTTTATGAATGCATTGCTTACTTTAAGTGACTGCTTGATCACTGATAATGTTCCAGACGACCATACAGGAATACCGAGAATTAAAAAGAACTGTAACCATAACTGTGTTTTTAACACTACGAGTGGATTGGGCTTGGAATATAGTTAAGCCACTCCCTCCGGATTAACCAAATACATTATTAGGAGGCACAAATGAACAAAGACAAACTGTTAGTTTCCGCCGCAATTGCATTTCTTGGTTTAAGCTTTATCATTGGATCTCACGTTTTAGCAAATGCAATATCAGACTTTGGACGAAGGCTTGATATTGATACCGGGGATATTGGATCTCCCCTCGGATATATAGCTTCAGAGCTGGTAGAGTTTAGGCATGAATATAGTAAAAACCAACCCGAAGCCATCCGGGAAAAACAAGGCATGTACATGAGCGAAGCAGCGGAATACCTGGGATTTAGCTTCAAGGAATTAAAATTTCTCATTGAGGAAGAAAACATAAATATCCCGTACATAAAGGTCAACCACAAGTATGTTTTCTATAAAGAATCACTGGATCAGTGGCAAAAAACGATTGAACAACAAGAATACATCCTTGAATAAATATAATCAATTCTGTACCAGTTAACTTGGGAATGTGTAATATAATTTTAAAGGGTTAGAAAAATAAATAGGAAATGCATATGAGCCTATACAAATAGCTTTTTTCCCTTTAACAATGAATCGGCTGTAAATGGTTCTTGCCTATCAGGAGGATAGGGATTTGACATGAACATCACAGACATAATACGACATAATCCCCCTCACAATTAAAGATGTTAATTGTGTATAATGAAAAAAAATCTTAATGCGTGTACAGAAATTGGAGAGTTAAAGGATTTTTGATAGGCAGTGCTTAAGGAGGTAGATAATATTTCATGCGGGAGAAAGCTTATCACAACTTTGTATGTTGTTGTTTTGAGTTGGGCAATTATATCAGCATACTTTTACAACCAGCACTACATCAATTTAAAGACATACGATGTCATTAATGGAAAAATAACTCTTGAGGATGCTACATTGTTTGTTAAGCAAGTGACAATGGAGCAATACAAAAGCAACATAAGGCCTTTTCACGGTGATGATATTTGGTATTACAATGTGGCGCTTGAACTACCTGACAAGTTGGTAACCCCGTTTATAAAGCTGTGCTACTTTTACAGTTTACCGTATGAATTCAATGATAATATAGCTGTACTTAAAGTAAAAGGAATAATGACCTATGATTCCCTTAGCAAACTAGATCCCTTCGATATATATCAAATGTATATATACGGTCATAAAACCAACTATGGAAAAAATATTGGTTATACCCACCGGGGGAATGATAACATTTATCTCTTTCATGTGGAAGGAGAAGGAGTTGCAACTGATATAAAGACCTTGGGTCTAATCATTGATAATAAACATGGAGATAGGGAGCAAGTGCTTTCCTTGGAGCCTAAATGGGAGACCAAGACCTATAATACCCTCCAAGAAAGGCCACCTGAGTATAAGTTTGACCCCAGGGAATCAGTATTTAAGACGTTTCGACCGTTTGAAAACGGAAATGCAGATAAACTTCAGGAGTTTGTCTTGCCTAAACTGAGGGGCGATTTCCCTTGGGCACGAATAAAACATGACTATTGGGAATCCAATCATACCGGCCACTTTACGTATATGAAAGAATACCAAGGCTTTAATGATGTCTTCATGTATACTATTGTTTTTAATGAACGGGATGATTTGCAAACTGACAATACAGCCAAGCAACCAGTTACGGACATTGCCGAACAAAAACTATATCTAATTGATACGGGTGAGGCGTGGAGAATAATTGACATTGGGCCTGTAACAGAATTATCTCATTAGCCCTACCGTAAAAATTGTTGCATATTATACCTATAGTGATAAAAAAGCAGTAATTCAATGCTTTTTGAGAATGCTATTAATAGTAACTCTCCTCTAACATTTAGGAGGGATTTTAGTGAAAAAGATATTAAAGGCTTGCTTAGCAGTTATTGCAGTCACTTTTATGGCTCTCAGTTTGTCTTATTACCTCTATTTAAGGTCGGCAATTCAAATAATTAATAAGGTTCCTCCAGCTTTTAATAAACAATTGTTAGTGTTTTCCGAAGGTGGTGTGGCAGTCGTTCATGACAATAAAATGTTGCACATTATCAATAAGAGCAATCAGCCTTTAATGATGTCCACACTATTTAAAAGTTACTTAATTGATAAGGAAAAAAATGAGGTTGTTATCCGTCAAAACCTTCTCAATCCTAAACCAAGAAACAATACTTACCAGCTTATTAAAATCCCACATGAAGATTACAGTCGGATATTGTCCAACAATAAATTATTAATTCGTGTTAAATATGCTTTTCTCGGTAAACAACACACTTTATTCGAATATGACCTTTCAAATAAAAGCCTAAAATTAACACAAGAGTATTCAATTGGCAAATAGAAAATTTATAGGCTCAAGGGGAGTTGCTACGTTAATAATCAAAATCTCGGAACAAATTTAGAAACTTCTGCTGAACATTTTACTTAAAGTGTTTAGGCTTTAAAAAATCGCAGGTCAAAAAGTTAATAACCCGCGGTTTTTAGCAGTGAATATGCTATTAACCACATTTGTGCAAGTAGTATACTTGGGACGCCAAATGTGAAAAGCTTGTGTCTGGTTTTATGACGAAAAAGGCGCATGCCCATAAAAACTCCTATAGAACCCCCGGCGAGGCATAACAATAATAATGTTTTCTCAGGAACCCGCCATCTGTAATTTTGTGCGCAATCCTTGTCATAACCCATTATAATTATCCCTGATAGATTAATAACAATAATATATCCAATTATAATTTCCATTTTCTAGTTATTCCCCACCTTGTTTTTGTACCAGGATAGATAATCTAGTCAGGCCTGCTCCCGGTCAACCGCCCAGTCCTGCGCCCAAGGTTGCGTCTATCAGCATACCCCTGTCGCGATGCTTCCGTGACAATCCTTTTAATAGGTGCTAACTCCGGGCTTACAATAGAAATTATCCTGTTTCGTGCAGCAGTGTTGCCGAAACCGATATTAACCAATTTAGCCATGATAAGATTCCCCCTTGGTTTTTGCCTTTTTTCAGGTAAGTATGCAAATTATACCATTCGTCATCTTCGACGAATGGCTTTTTATTTCCTTTGCATCCAGACAAAATGCGACAAATAAAATTTTCTGACAAATAACCATATAATGATATAATTTGCCAAATAGCTAAGGAGGGTTTTCCATGCCAAGAATAGGAATAATAACATGTTCAAATTGTACGCAAGACCTTAACTGTGCTTCAGCAGTTTGCTTAGCCGATATGCGAAAAAAGAGGGGCTTTTTTGAGAAGTACCGGGAACAGGAAGTGGTCTTAGTTGGCATTATTTCCTGTGCCGGTTGTCCAACTATTGGAGCCCCTGAAAAAATCTTAAAAAGAGTAAAGTCTTTGGCTAGTTTGAGGGCTGACGTAATCCATCTTTCATATTGCATGACTGCCGTTTGTCCCTTTATTAATAAGTATATAAAAGTAATCAAGGAAGCATATCCCAAAATAGAAATAGTTGAAGGGACGCACAAGCCTCGTGATAAAAGAATATTCCAAGCTGAGGTGCGTGAATTACTATGCATTGAAAATAGGGATATGACAGATCTTATTTTGAGTCGTTGACCCCACATCAATGAACATTTTACCTATACAATACTTGCCAATCGTTTTCGACGGTGGCTTTTTCTTTCCTGAGCATCACAGACAAAATGTTCATCACCCTGATGTTATAAGCAACATTTTAAAGGAAAGCTTCTGTCAATATTAAAATATAGGCAATGGGATGGTGAGGCTTATGGATGCAATTAAGGAGTTCAGGGAATAAAAAAATACAAAACATTGTCATGGATTTCAATATATACAATCCCGACTACATTCTTTCTGATATATTCAGAACATAATCTAATTAAATATCTTGGTTATACATTTATGTGTAGCTTAATTCTATTAGGCTTTTTTTTAGTTTGAAATATAAATGCCCGGTATGTAAGGTTCGGCTTGACACAAGGACACGATTTACTAGAACTATCTATTGTCCTAAATGTAAAGCCCAATTACTAGAAAAACATCCTTCTGACGGGTGACCGGACAAACCAAGCTATTGACACGTTTTACCTATAGAAAATGAGACATATCAATAACTTCTATCAATTTATGAAGTTGAGGTGATTATATGAAAAAAGTTATATTATTTTGTTCACTTATTGTTTTTTTACTGGCTGGCTGTACTAATAAGGATAATGAAGAAGCTATGTCTAAAGATTCCTTTCGAGACCTTGCAGATAATGTAAGCGATAATGTTGAAATAATTCAACCAGAACAAACCGTTGCTATAAAAGATTATACTCTCCTTGAAAGAATGTATGTCGATGTAGATAGTGACAGTAAGGTTGAAAATATTGAATTATATACTTCAGCCAACACACACCATGGTAATCGAATAGGGTGGGACGATGGTCAAAAATGGCTTCTACTTGTAAAAAACAATAATAAGATATATCCGCTGTATGACAATTACCTCCAATTAGGGCAATTAGAGTTTTATGTAACCAGTTTTAATAACTCTAAAACCGTTAGTCCTGATAGTACAGATTTAGAAAGACATATATATGTTATAGAGGCAAGCCATACCATTAAAATGCTTGATTATTATTGGGATGAAAAAAATTCTTGTTTTAAGTGGCTGTTCGAAAAGCCTAATCTTTCACTGAAAAAATAAAAAGGATCTCCAGCACTATACCAATTAATGGTTTAAAAAAATCTTCATGCCTACTAGTTATTCCATCTTAGTACTGGACCCCAAAAAATGGACACACGTACCCTGTGGATAACGGTTTTTGTAAATTTTAATCTATAGCACTGATGTGCATTACGCACTAGCTGGGTAGGCATAATGCTTGACTTTCATAGCCTCCAAGGTTTTGTCTCTCCCTTCAGGAACGGCGGTAGCCTGCATGTGACGGATCATGAGCTTGATTAGCCTGAAGGTATCCGCCATAATACTGAATATTTCTACGCTAGGAAGGCGTCGTATTGGTAACTTCTTATGCCGCATAACTGAGTCCAGGGAATTTGATTCTATAGCAAAATTGAGCTCTACCTGTTTGCGAAACTTTTGAAACTCCTTGTGTAGCTTCGAACCAAGCGGTACCGGGCTGTTGATCAGAGGATTTTCCCAATAGTTCTGGTGAAAATACTTATCGCAAGTTGGGTTGAAAAGACAGTGTTGACAATGCTTTTCGTCACCCAGAAACCATATATCCATGGTTTCTCTGTCAAAGCTATCCCATATTAGTGGCTTGTCTTGTGGACACAGGAATTGGCGGTCGTTATTCATATCCTCTGGCAGCACAGTGTTTTTCTTGACGCCAGTTGTTAAAATCACATCGTGTTTGGCTAGAGTTTCAACGTTAACATCATGGTCAAAATAGCCGAGGTCAGTCACCAGGTATTCAAGCTTAAGGTCTTCTACCTGATCTAGTTTTTCTAACAGTGGGAGCAGTACTTTTACGTCATGTACGTTGGCAGGTAAAGTTATCGAGATCAGCGGTACCGGGCCTTGCTTGGAATGACTGACGATAGTATGTTTGCGATAACCGACAAAGTATTTGTTCATGTTAGTTTTGTTACGCATACTGCCCACAGCGGCGTCCGGGTCAGTGAATGTTTTTGGACAAGAGCATTTCTTTTTATCACAATTACAGTGCTTTTTCCCCGGCCGGCCAACATTTGCAAACAGTGGCCTGGAGTCTACAGCAGTAAGGGAAGGATTTAGAAAACCATCGAGCTTCAGTGCTTGAGCAACAATTTTGAACAGTATCTGGTAAAAAAGCTCAACTCCTACTTTAGATCTAAAGTCACTCATGCTGTTATGAGAAGGTATACGTTGTGATCCGCCTGCAAAAATGAAATTGCGGTAACTTTGGTTCTGTGGCTTGTTTAAATTACGCTCTAAGTCACGATAAGAGCTGATTTCATTTTTGGTAAAATACAAATAATGAGCTCTGAACATAGTTATTGGATTATGGGGAATACGTCCACCTTTCTTGTATAACGGCTGAATGAGATCATATACAAACGAATCATCCACAAATTCAATATAGTCAATGAGTTCTCTATCAAATCCAAGTGTGTTATAATAGCTCATGGGAAAAAGGTCCAACTGAAGGTCTGCCATAAGTATGCACCTCGCTTGGTTTTGGGTATTATTGGGGAATAATAAACTCAAAATTCGACAAGCGGCGGTGCATTTCCTATTTCTGGCTACCTTTTATTTAATCTTTTCGAACAGACTCTTTAAAAAAGAAATCGTTTTTGATCCTCCCCACCAATGGAGCACAAGATTCTCAAATAAATATATTTTTCAAGACTCAAGTCGAATTGAACCATCTTAAAGTGATGCACACTTTACCTAAGTACGTCAAAACCTTTTCAATCTTATAGTAAAGCCATCTCGCCGGTCTTTCGGGACTGGCTAGTGTTTTTTATTCCCCTGAAAGATGTTAATTATTCAATTAGTTCATAAAATATTTCTACCTTTGGTTTGCCGATGTGGAATTTGCCAATAATAGTTTTACCATCAACGGCATACAGCGGAATTGTTCTTCCGTTAGGATATTTACGCATTTGTTCCAAAGCTTCTTCTGGTGTTTTGGGCAATTCTAGATTTAGATCTTCATTTAGAACATAACCTTCAGTACCGTCCACACCCCGTGCCCAAATTAGATCCGGTCTTGTCTCTGGAGAAGTAGCAAGTGCTTCAGGGCCATACGTCTGACCATACTGATTCGTCTGATAGACTGGTGCTTGGCTTTGGTTTGGCACGGTGTTGGCAAATGTAGGGCAGAAACCTAGCATTCCCGCTGTTAAGCCAGTTGCAAGGGCAATGCCTTCGTTCATTGAATATACGCTAGTAGCGGGTGCTTTACTTTGGTTAGTGCTAGTATTTGCGACTGCAGGGTAAAAACCAAGCAATCCCGCTATTAAACCAGTTACAACGGTAACCCCGATGATTATTATTCGTCCCACAAAAGACTCAAACCACATTTCGTTCCCCCCTTAAATAAATGACGTTTGGGCTTAGGCATGTAATGAACTTATGATATCAACTGCCGTTATAAGTAGCGGTCAAAACCTTTAAAAATCACTCATTTCTTCCATATTATTGTAATATACAATTCGGACATCTGCCAATAATTATTTGTTTTGCAATTCAGACAGAATGCGACAAATAAACCTATCCCGGAAGCGGTATTAACAGGGTATAATGGCAATAATAATTATTTGCTCATTAGAGGTGTTTATCTGAGATCTATTATACGGGGGTGTAATTATTACTAAAGATGCACCTTGGAAAATCGCTGCCACTATTGTAATTATTACTTGCATATATTTAACAGCCGACATGTACGAAGAAATACAGAGATTAATTAACGAGATGAATCCTAGGGCGATTCCTTATGTTATGTTAACACTTTACGGAATCCTAATTGGAATCTTTATTGAATGGCGTGGTCTAAAATTAATTTTAAGTGGCGATATCAAAATAAATTGGCTTATAATACCTTCCCTTTTGGTTTTAATCATCGGTTTTATTCCTGATTACAATTGGTTTTATTGGTTTGGTGTGGGTGAACCTTGGTTTATAGAACCATTACGTTTTCGTGAGTCACAAATGGCCATTGATATAATTGCAGGTATTTTGTTAATACGTTCATTGACTAATAAAACATAAATCCCCATATGGTTTAAACTAATTACCAAATTTGTTAAAATAACTTTTGTCTTATTTTACCTATAACACACAAATAACTTTTAGTATTAAGTTTGGGCGCCCAGTTCTTGACCGGGAGTTTTCTCTTAGTTATCTTATTTGTTTTTCCTGATCAGTCGTATCACGTTACCCGTAATTTAACGGTTACTGCCTTTCACGGTGGACACTTTGACTGCTACTATGTCGCATTGTTTACTTGATACTTGTCGGTCTTAAAATGATGGCGCAAGGCGTTCACGCTGGGTTCCAGGGCCACGCATACTCCAAATGCTACACCATACCGAGGGAGAGTGATAACTGAGCATTACAGACATGATGTGACACAAATATTTCTACTTGAAGGAATATTGAACCAATATGTCAAAACATAACTTATGACTAAGTATACAAGGGAGGTACATATGAGTTTATTGCACAAAAAGAGGATTATTCTACTACTCGGTTTATTTTGCCTTTTAGTGGCCTCACCGGCAACTGCCGGCAACCTAAGCTATGATGTCAACGTCAAGGTAGATTGTAATGCGGTCAATTTCCCTGACCAAAAGCCCTTCATAGAAACCGAAAAGAACCGGACCTACGTACCAGTACGGTTTGTAACGGAAAAGTTGGGAGCCAAAGTAGATTGGGACGAAGCAACTCAAACAGCAATCGTTAAAAAAGAAAACAAAGTAGTTAAAGCAACTGTAAATGACAATAATCCTACAGTAAACGGCGACACAGTAAGCCTAGACGCACCAGTAATACTTATGAATGGCCGTTCACTGGTGCCTCTCAGGTTTATGAGTGAGGTAATGGGGTCGGAAATAAAATGGGACGGAACAACACGGACGGTTTATATCGGTATGGAAGAAGAACTAGCACGATGCCCTAATCCTGATCAACAAGTAGCACCACAACAACCTAGTGAGAATGTTGGAGAGAACAATAGTGGGGGTAGCAGTGGTAGTGGACAAGGACAGCAGCCTAGCGGAGGTAATGGACAAGGGCAACAACCTAGTGGGCAACAGCCTAGTGGTGGTAGTCAAATACCAGCACATTTAGATAAGAACGGTAACGGTATACTGGACGCAGCGGAAAAATCAGGTGGATATAACAAAAGTGGCAGTAGTAAACCAGGATCAAACCCAGACTTCAATCTTGGGACAGACTTACCAAATAATTAAATAAAAGACAAGAACCCTACATAAAAGTGGGGTTCTTATTTTTGGTTCCTGATTTTACAGTTGTCAAGCATTAACCCACCTTTACAACAATTGAACTACTCCCGCCTATAGAGGCGGGAGATTCTAGGTTCCCCTAGAAATCCCGTTCAACTGGGCACAATTTGAGCCGGGTTTCCTAACCCTGTATACAAAAGGCAGTACCTATGGTATTAGTCCACGCAAGCAGACCTGTCCAGAGAATCCATCCTCAAAAGGTAATCTAATGCAAGCATATTGTAGCGTTCGCCGGACCTATTACTCCTTTATTCCACAGAATATAAGAATCATAGTTTCGATTTTTATTAATAATCATTATAACTTGTTTTCAATTATATCGCAGTGTTTACATTTTATAAAGTAAGTAGAGTAATCGGCTTGCTGCACCTTTCACCTAAACAGCGCATTAAATGAGAGTCCCTTTTTAATCCGGTATTGCGACCTATGCATGTGAGCCACATTAACCACCCTCTTTCATTAGTCGTCACCCCCATAAAATGAAGAAAACTTCGAGCGCATGCCCGAAGCTAAAATGCATAGATTTAATTTTTAAAACCCGGGAGACAAATTTTTTAGGCCCCACTGCCTGGGTCTTGCTGCCAATAAATGCCGCTTCACACTTCAGACAAAAAGCGACAAACTTAAATATTTTGCCAAAAGATAAATAGGATATAATGGCACTAAGAATTTCAATTGGATCACGGCTAAATATCTTAGTTAGTGACTAGCGTTTTGGAGGGATAGTAATGAATGCGGATTTGATTGGTATCTTATATATAGTTGGTATGTTGCTTTTCTGGGGCTCAATTTTTGGTTTAATATTTTTAGTAGTTAAATTCTTAAAACGCAAAAGTGAACACAACAAACAAGTTCTACATAAACTTGATGAAATTATTCTTTTACTCAAGGAAAAGGATCAGCTAAATAAGCTTTGCAAAAAAGGGGGGAGATAAAATGGAATTCTTAATTGCTTTTATTGGTGCAATAGTAATTACAATACCAACGGTTTTTCATATAGCAAAAGTATCTTCAAGACAAAATCTAATACTAGGTTTTGGGTATTTACCTAAAAGATTAAAGAAACCGCCATTATCATATTTGATTGCTCTTCCTGTTTTTGTTTTTTTCTTTCTTGTTATATATGGGATGGCTATAATTATTTCGTGAATCTTTAAGTTTTTAAAAGAATAAACATTTACCATAAAACTTCCATTATTATTGCACTTTTTACCTATACTATGTAATAGATTAAGAACCTAAAACCGGGTTGCTGTAGAACAATTTTCAACACTTTACCAGTGCTGCAAACATGAGGAATTATTGAAAGGTGGGCACTATATAGTGTACCCACCCCAATAAAGGTTTTAATATATTCTGCCATCCTCAATTCCTAACTTATCTAAACATAATATCAGCATCGCCGCTTAAGAGCACGGTATCCGCAGTATACAACTTCCCACCCGGAGTGTTTTGCCGTGCTTCCTCCATGGTCGGGTGCACGAGGAGAGTAGCCTTCCCGTTTGGTTTCTCCCCCCGTCGCACCGGCTCAACCAAGTGCTCCTTATTGATTACCATACGCGCAAGTGCACCCGGCAGTGTTTCCCAACCTAATTTCTCATGTTCACTGCGCAGACGCAAATATAGCAATCCCAGTGCAGCCAGGCGCGCAGATTCCCTCGTGCTAGGTACAGGAATTGTAGAAGCCAGCCAAACCCGAACTGAATGGCCATCTCTGAAGCAGTCCAGCAGATAGGCAAGACCGGCCCGCTGTAAAGAATACATATTCCTTTGCATAGCTTGTTTTTTACACCCCAAATACCATGCCAACATACTGGTTGTCAGTGCCGCACCGGACGCGCGCAGCAATTCTAAAACCACAAGTGCCCGGGGGCTTAAATTCAATATTTTGCCCCGGGCTTGATTAATAGGTCCCGGGGCAGTTTCGTCAAAATAAGCAAACGGGCTGTCCCTCATCTTACCACCACCTATCCAAATTGATTTATCTCCACTTTGTAGCATCCCTTAAGCCAGCCGGTCGGTCAACTTTAAGCGCAGCAATTTATTTTCCCTATCAAACTTCGTCACCACACCGCGTACCCGATCCCCCGGGCTAATATTGTCCAACAAAG
Proteins encoded in this window:
- a CDS encoding copper amine oxidase N-terminal domain-containing protein, giving the protein MTKYTREVHMSLLHKKRIILLLGLFCLLVASPATAGNLSYDVNVKVDCNAVNFPDQKPFIETEKNRTYVPVRFVTEKLGAKVDWDEATQTAIVKKENKVVKATVNDNNPTVNGDTVSLDAPVILMNGRSLVPLRFMSEVMGSEIKWDGTTRTVYIGMEEELARCPNPDQQVAPQQPSENVGENNSGGSSGSGQGQQPSGGNGQGQQPSGQQPSGGSQIPAHLDKNGNGILDAAEKSGGYNKSGSSKPGSNPDFNLGTDLPNN
- a CDS encoding aspartyl-phosphate phosphatase Spo0E family protein, translating into MSLNHGLYTIKSCGELIMLHEELLVKIEELRLKLINHSIKEAGFDEQLRISQELDKYIAEYQRTIMQGEKMITDR
- a CDS encoding CGGC domain-containing protein, translating into MPRIGIITCSNCTQDLNCASAVCLADMRKKRGFFEKYREQEVVLVGIISCAGCPTIGAPEKILKRVKSLASLRADVIHLSYCMTAVCPFINKYIKVIKEAYPKIEIVEGTHKPRDKRIFQAEVRELLCIENRDMTDLILSR
- a CDS encoding DUF1294 domain-containing protein; the encoded protein is MEIIIGYIIVINLSGIIIMGYDKDCAQNYRWRVPEKTLLLLCLAGGSIGVFMGMRLFRHKTRHKLFTFGVPSILLAQMWLIAYSLLKTAGY
- a CDS encoding DUF370 domain-containing protein codes for the protein MMAKLVNIGFGNTAARNRIISIVSPELAPIKRIVTEASRQGYADRRNLGRRTGRLTGSRPD
- a CDS encoding transposase, which encodes MADLQLDLFPMSYYNTLGFDRELIDYIEFVDDSFVYDLIQPLYKKGGRIPHNPITMFRAHYLYFTKNEISSYRDLERNLNKPQNQSYRNFIFAGGSQRIPSHNSMSDFRSKVGVELFYQILFKIVAQALKLDGFLNPSLTAVDSRPLFANVGRPGKKHCNCDKKKCSCPKTFTDPDAAVGSMRNKTNMNKYFVGYRKHTIVSHSKQGPVPLISITLPANVHDVKVLLPLLEKLDQVEDLKLEYLVTDLGYFDHDVNVETLAKHDVILTTGVKKNTVLPEDMNNDRQFLCPQDKPLIWDSFDRETMDIWFLGDEKHCQHCLFNPTCDKYFHQNYWENPLINSPVPLGSKLHKEFQKFRKQVELNFAIESNSLDSVMRHKKLPIRRLPSVEIFSIMADTFRLIKLMIRHMQATAVPEGRDKTLEAMKVKHYAYPASA